A stretch of Aureispira sp. CCB-E DNA encodes these proteins:
- a CDS encoding ATP-binding protein: MNQLKQILFNSISICLLLAVLGFATGQVIENYAHQAPNVATYAQNIEQALHQAEKEIDGLFNNGSFLLNAVEGYVLSDSVEKYINKPYTFIIYNDQDSIVYWNNNKVLPFQSDIQYSQVDTIEKYKINESIFLRIRRPYQFLIDGVTYYYNLEGLIPLYRHYSIQNEYLQNYFALMPKEFSNYITISEEETDFSIKDRLGRPIIYIQASESYPYHWIIIFSTILYFLSSFSFLLAIHLIAQKISFKGHILLGLSLFVFTFLLFRLFTIFYDFPLLAHEYGIFNERLSNANNIWFYSLGDFLIDSALLFWLSIYISKVIRLTDIKNYRFIQQLTVGGLGYIGLIGGLAGAQFAMRDIVMSSFISFEFNDFSRLDLYSLLALTGMGIMLLAYFFCTYRFFTFLKEFELGIRTNIGLFSSALGIVLVVAYITNVLPIDIGVFTIASMIHAITLYFFVQRETTSLAWISIWLFLFSTFATIVIENSNTDKGISLRKDFAKALAFERDMETEVTFKSLVPKILDDGFLKLFMNNPLSPSPRTQAIELLTSRYLDNYFFGRYDYSVHIYKEEGQPYRGETRDYESLMNIIKSSRKTISKYLQFYSIPDGQYAYYAKLPITQNGALLGIVIIEFTPKKEFKKSNIYVELLSRNKERLESIYAQFTYAVYKYEERVSTNGSNFRAQLAYSLPRPDPGEYKMLMIKSTNDQKNHLVYSSQYDGSTISIVTVPKLNLFKVFTIFAYIFCFGIFLLFLGYLINYLIFKVTNIKFAILNFENSLREQIQRGIIMVTLTSFVAIAIITISYYSDEYDDYHRSRLLRKISSTARTAVWQIHQNQDSIIKLPDARSLADIHKIDVNIYDLGGNLITSSEKVVFERHLISRKMNPIAFQLLRNEQQNLVSRTEIINDFEYIAAYMPLKDKNEITIAYLNLPYDLAGSNNIGSQDVAEFLGALLNVYVIFLLIAGGAAFFIANSVTNPLSVIGAKLDAVELGKKNEPLIWNNKDEIGELVDRYNHMIKELEESTKKLARSQRESAWREMAKQIAHEIKNPLTPMKLNIQLLERVVNTNPEKAQKMVKRVSNTLIEQIDSLAHIASEFSNFAKMPTANNEFLDINELVRNAYSLFKEEENVQLYLDMTSKKCVVFADKTQIMRVLNNLLKNAVQAIPDDQPGIIKVQLAATSTTAILKVSDNGCGIPKAQEDDIFVPNFTTKSSGTGIGLAMSKTIVEMAKGQIYFESEEGKGTDFFVELPLAVERTSSTTVV, encoded by the coding sequence ATGAATCAACTTAAACAAATCCTCTTTAATTCCATTTCTATTTGTTTACTTCTCGCTGTACTTGGATTTGCGACAGGTCAAGTAATAGAAAACTACGCCCATCAAGCACCCAATGTAGCTACTTACGCTCAAAATATAGAGCAGGCGTTGCATCAAGCAGAGAAAGAGATTGATGGTTTATTTAATAATGGTTCTTTTCTCTTAAATGCCGTAGAAGGTTACGTTCTAAGCGATAGTGTTGAGAAATACATCAACAAGCCTTATACCTTTATTATTTACAACGATCAGGATTCTATTGTTTATTGGAACAATAATAAGGTGCTTCCCTTTCAATCGGATATACAATATTCCCAAGTTGATACCATTGAAAAGTATAAAATCAACGAATCCATTTTTTTGAGAATTCGGCGACCGTATCAATTCCTGATTGATGGCGTCACTTATTATTATAATCTTGAAGGCTTAATTCCACTCTATAGGCACTATTCCATACAAAACGAATATTTGCAAAACTACTTTGCGCTAATGCCGAAGGAATTTTCTAATTATATCACGATTAGTGAAGAAGAAACAGACTTCAGCATTAAAGATCGTTTGGGGCGACCAATTATTTACATACAAGCTAGCGAAAGTTATCCCTATCACTGGATTATTATCTTTAGTACTATCTTGTACTTTTTAAGTAGCTTCTCATTTTTGTTAGCCATCCATCTAATTGCTCAAAAAATTAGCTTCAAAGGGCACATACTACTCGGTTTAAGTCTTTTTGTCTTTACATTTTTGTTATTTAGGCTTTTCACTATTTTTTATGATTTTCCCTTATTAGCGCACGAATATGGCATATTTAACGAGCGACTTTCGAATGCAAACAACATTTGGTTTTACTCTTTGGGGGATTTTCTAATTGATAGTGCACTACTATTTTGGTTGTCTATCTACATCTCTAAGGTGATTCGTTTGACCGATATCAAAAACTATCGTTTCATTCAACAACTGACCGTTGGTGGATTAGGCTATATTGGACTGATAGGTGGCTTGGCAGGTGCTCAATTTGCAATGCGAGATATCGTTATGTCCTCTTTTATTTCATTTGAGTTTAACGACTTTTCTCGCTTAGATTTATACTCCTTATTGGCATTAACAGGTATGGGAATTATGCTACTGGCTTATTTCTTTTGTACTTACCGATTCTTTACTTTTCTTAAAGAATTTGAATTGGGAATACGAACCAATATTGGCTTGTTTTCGAGTGCCTTAGGGATTGTTTTGGTTGTCGCATACATTACTAATGTTCTCCCAATTGATATTGGAGTATTTACGATAGCATCTATGATACATGCCATCACTCTGTATTTCTTTGTGCAACGAGAAACAACGTCTTTAGCTTGGATTAGTATTTGGCTCTTCTTATTTTCAACATTTGCGACCATTGTCATCGAAAATTCTAATACAGATAAAGGTATTTCATTGAGAAAAGATTTTGCCAAAGCCTTGGCGTTTGAGCGAGACATGGAGACAGAAGTAACCTTTAAATCTCTTGTTCCCAAAATACTAGATGATGGTTTCTTAAAACTGTTCATGAACAACCCTCTTTCTCCTTCTCCTAGAACTCAGGCAATAGAATTATTAACTTCACGATACTTAGACAACTACTTTTTTGGTCGTTACGATTACAGTGTTCACATTTACAAAGAGGAAGGACAACCTTATCGAGGCGAAACTAGAGATTATGAGTCACTAATGAATATCATTAAAAGTAGTCGCAAAACGATCTCAAAGTATTTGCAATTTTATTCTATACCCGATGGACAATATGCCTATTATGCCAAATTACCAATTACACAGAATGGTGCTTTATTAGGTATTGTTATTATAGAATTTACTCCCAAAAAAGAGTTTAAAAAATCGAATATTTATGTTGAGTTATTAAGTAGAAACAAAGAACGTTTGGAGAGTATTTATGCTCAATTTACTTATGCGGTTTACAAATATGAAGAGCGTGTCTCAACCAATGGGTCTAATTTTAGGGCGCAACTAGCTTATTCTCTTCCTAGACCTGATCCTGGAGAGTATAAAATGCTCATGATTAAAAGCACCAACGACCAAAAAAATCATTTGGTTTATAGTAGCCAATACGACGGTTCTACTATCTCTATCGTTACGGTTCCTAAGCTTAATCTGTTTAAGGTATTCACTATTTTCGCCTATATCTTTTGTTTTGGTATTTTCTTGTTATTCTTAGGTTATCTTATTAACTATCTTATTTTCAAAGTAACAAATATTAAATTTGCTATTTTAAACTTTGAAAACTCGCTTCGAGAGCAAATACAACGAGGTATCATTATGGTTACCTTAACGTCCTTTGTTGCTATTGCAATTATTACAATCTCTTATTATAGCGACGAATACGACGATTACCACCGATCAAGGTTGTTAAGAAAAATAAGCAGCACGGCTCGAACAGCGGTTTGGCAAATTCACCAAAATCAAGATTCTATTATCAAGCTTCCTGATGCTAGAAGTTTAGCTGATATACACAAAATTGATGTTAATATTTATGATTTAGGGGGGAATTTAATTACCTCATCCGAAAAGGTTGTTTTTGAACGGCATTTGATTAGTAGAAAAATGAACCCTATTGCCTTTCAACTCCTGAGAAATGAACAACAAAACTTAGTATCGCGTACAGAGATTATTAATGATTTTGAATACATCGCAGCCTACATGCCTTTAAAAGATAAAAATGAAATAACCATTGCTTATTTGAATCTACCTTATGATTTAGCTGGCTCCAACAATATTGGTTCTCAAGATGTTGCAGAATTCTTAGGCGCGTTATTAAACGTCTATGTTATCTTTTTATTAATAGCTGGTGGTGCCGCCTTTTTTATTGCCAACTCTGTTACCAACCCTCTTTCTGTCATTGGCGCAAAATTAGATGCAGTTGAACTTGGAAAAAAGAATGAACCGTTGATTTGGAATAACAAGGATGAAATTGGGGAATTGGTTGATCGTTACAACCATATGATTAAAGAACTGGAAGAGAGTACCAAAAAACTAGCTCGTTCGCAACGAGAAAGCGCTTGGCGAGAGATGGCCAAACAGATTGCCCATGAAATCAAAAATCCGCTGACTCCCATGAAACTCAACATCCAATTACTAGAACGTGTCGTTAATACCAACCCTGAAAAGGCGCAAAAAATGGTAAAACGAGTTTCCAATACGCTAATTGAACAAATTGATAGCTTGGCTCACATTGCCTCAGAGTTTTCTAACTTTGCAAAAATGCCTACCGCAAACAATGAGTTCTTAGATATCAATGAACTCGTTCGCAATGCATATAGCTTATTTAAAGAAGAAGAAAATGTACAACTATACTTGGATATGACATCCAAAAAATGTGTTGTTTTTGCTGACAAAACACAAATTATGCGTGTTTTAAATAACTTGCTCAAAAACGCTGTACAAGCTATTCCTGACGATCAACCAGGTATTATAAAAGTTCAATTAGCAGCCACCAGCACTACAGCTATTTTAAAAGTATCTGATAATGGCTGTGGCATTCCCAAAGCTCAAGAAGACGATATTTTTGTCCCCAATTTTACCACTAAAAGCTCAGGTACAGGCATTGGTTTAGCTATGTCTAAAACGATTGTTGAAATGGCAAAAGGTCAAATTTACTTTGAGTCTGAGGAAGGCAAAGGAACTGACTTTTTTGTTGAATTACCATTGGCTGTTGAACGAACATCTTCAACTACAGTAGTATAA
- a CDS encoding energy transducer TonB: protein MITIIKYLMSLGLVFFALLVNGQNETTKTVDQMPQFPGCQETDQKSQKRCSHEKLMAFIQNNLKYPKEVEGKEEGTVMVNFVVSSKGTIKDISIKRSLNKIFDNEGIRVVELMNKKGIRWIPGKKDGKPIDVALSLPLKFKME, encoded by the coding sequence ATGATTACAATTATAAAATATTTGATGAGTTTAGGATTAGTTTTCTTTGCTCTCTTGGTCAATGGACAAAATGAAACAACTAAAACAGTTGACCAAATGCCTCAATTTCCTGGTTGCCAAGAAACTGACCAAAAATCACAAAAAAGGTGTTCCCATGAAAAACTCATGGCATTCATTCAAAATAACCTGAAATATCCCAAAGAAGTGGAAGGAAAAGAGGAAGGAACCGTAATGGTCAATTTTGTTGTCAGTTCTAAAGGAACGATCAAAGACATTTCTATTAAACGCTCCCTTAATAAAATCTTTGATAATGAAGGTATCCGCGTGGTAGAACTAATGAATAAAAAAGGAATTCGCTGGATTCCAGGGAAAAAAGATGGGAAACCTATTGATGTTGCCCTAAGTTTACCTCTCAAATTCAAAATGGAATAA
- a CDS encoding IS1 family transposase: MCSISIQIKCPHCHNSKVVKNGKKTTGRQNFLCKNCGKQFQAEYLYQGADPSMKAQLQSSLLHGSGIRDCYKIFGISPKTTLRFILEQGEKIKITPRQKKYKKVQIDELYSFVNQKGKKVWVFYVYAPETKEILAVTMGKRTKKQLRYLMTQLKCLDIEIEFYCTDAFKSFKEVLPYYQHIIGKSFTKDIEGINTLIRSKIARFHRRTTKFSKKLKYQWHLFKIFVFYFNELPSYI, translated from the coding sequence ATGTGTTCAATATCTATACAAATAAAATGTCCTCATTGCCACAATTCAAAGGTCGTTAAAAACGGGAAAAAAACCACAGGAAGACAAAACTTTCTGTGTAAGAATTGTGGCAAACAATTTCAAGCTGAATATTTATACCAAGGAGCAGATCCAAGTATGAAAGCCCAGCTACAAAGTTCTTTATTACATGGTAGTGGTATTAGAGATTGTTACAAAATATTTGGAATTAGTCCTAAAACTACTCTTCGATTTATACTAGAGCAAGGAGAAAAAATTAAAATTACTCCTAGACAAAAGAAGTATAAAAAAGTGCAAATTGATGAGTTATATTCCTTTGTGAATCAGAAAGGTAAAAAAGTGTGGGTTTTCTACGTTTACGCTCCTGAGACCAAAGAAATATTAGCTGTAACAATGGGCAAACGTACAAAAAAGCAACTTCGATATTTAATGACACAATTAAAGTGTCTAGATATAGAAATTGAATTTTACTGTACAGATGCTTTTAAGAGTTTTAAAGAGGTCTTACCTTATTATCAACATATTATTGGTAAATCTTTTACTAAAGATATTGAAGGTATTAATACTCTTATTCGCTCTAAAATTGCACGATTTCACCGAAGAACTACCAAGTTTTCTAAGAAACTTAAGTATCAATGGCATTTGTTTAAAATTTTTGTCTTTTATTTCAATGAACTTCCATCATACATTTAA
- a CDS encoding caspase family protein, whose amino-acid sequence MLSKQYLSSFISIFILTILSTLGFGQTGCTIGDCQNGKGRFIYENGDKYIGEFKNSVPHGRGVYYNKDGSMYKGPFVNGKRQGYGTFIWTNGEKYIGEYHNNMRHGEGIYTFSDGTQQKGIWRDGTFVETIVEQKTEVVVASNDPFGSNKEEKYVGKFFKALSNVDTSQARTALIIGNSYYQKAPLKNPVNDAIAIAEELQRSGFDAYVYTDLNQITMKKAIREFGETLKERGGVGLFFYAGHGLQADGRNFLVPVDAVIAKVQDIEFESVDLGRVLSEFEYAENDMNIIILDACRDNPYKEEFEKSKHASYNGLASIGSAPYNSFIAFSTAPGSVALDGKGVNGLYTQELLKAMSKKGPGLEEVFKQVRRNVRKSSEGKQIPWESSSVEDDFYFKIP is encoded by the coding sequence ATGTTATCCAAACAATACCTATCTTCTTTTATTTCTATTTTCATCTTAACAATACTTAGTACCCTTGGATTTGGGCAAACAGGTTGCACCATTGGCGATTGCCAAAATGGAAAAGGTCGATTTATTTATGAAAATGGAGACAAATACATTGGGGAATTTAAAAACTCAGTGCCTCATGGTCGTGGCGTTTATTATAACAAAGATGGAAGCATGTATAAAGGTCCCTTTGTAAATGGGAAACGCCAAGGTTATGGTACGTTTATTTGGACTAATGGCGAAAAATACATTGGAGAGTACCACAATAATATGCGTCATGGAGAAGGCATCTATACATTTTCGGATGGCACGCAACAAAAAGGTATTTGGCGAGATGGAACATTTGTAGAAACTATTGTAGAACAAAAAACAGAAGTTGTTGTTGCTAGCAACGATCCTTTTGGTTCCAACAAAGAAGAAAAATATGTTGGCAAATTTTTCAAAGCATTGAGCAATGTTGACACTAGTCAAGCAAGAACTGCGTTGATTATTGGTAATAGTTACTATCAAAAAGCCCCTCTAAAAAATCCAGTCAATGATGCCATTGCCATTGCAGAAGAACTCCAACGTTCTGGTTTTGATGCCTATGTTTATACGGACTTGAACCAAATTACTATGAAAAAAGCCATTCGAGAGTTTGGAGAAACTCTAAAAGAACGAGGCGGTGTAGGTCTATTTTTTTATGCAGGGCATGGTCTACAAGCTGATGGACGAAACTTTTTAGTTCCTGTTGATGCGGTTATTGCCAAAGTCCAAGATATTGAATTTGAATCGGTCGATTTAGGGCGTGTTTTGTCAGAGTTCGAATACGCAGAAAATGATATGAATATTATTATTCTGGATGCTTGTAGAGATAATCCATACAAAGAGGAGTTTGAAAAATCTAAGCATGCCAGTTATAATGGTTTGGCATCTATTGGTTCTGCGCCTTACAACTCGTTTATAGCTTTTTCAACCGCTCCTGGATCGGTTGCTTTGGATGGTAAAGGAGTCAATGGGTTGTATACGCAAGAACTGCTAAAAGCCATGAGCAAAAAAGGACCTGGATTGGAGGAAGTATTCAAGCAAGTCCGCAGAAATGTTCGTAAATCATCGGAAGGCAAGCAAATTCCTTGGGAAAGTTCGTCTGTAGAAGACGATTTTTATTTCAAAATTCCATAG
- a CDS encoding glycosyltransferase family 2 protein: protein MSDELLELTILMPCLNEELTLGTCIKKAKKYLEENNIRGEIVIGDNGSTDRSIEIAESLGARVINIPQKGYGSALIGGIKAAKGKYVIMGDSDDSYDFSRLMPYVEKLREGNDLVMGNRFKGGIEKGAMPFLHKYLGNPVLSFIGRLFFNTSIGDFHCGLRGFNRERMLSINLECPGMEFASEMVVKSILNDFKIAEVPTTLSKDGRDRPPHLNTWTDGWRHLRFLLLYSPAWLFLYPGIVLFLLGTVLTIMLLLQPLHILGIELDIHTLAYSATSIFIGFQLMFFFVFSRIYASMNGLLPPNKLYNYYKNKFSLEKGLILGGCFILLGIALVIAAWLSWQSVDYGDLKPRETLRTVIPSIFFLIGGIQIAQSSFLISILELKKTK from the coding sequence ATGTCTGATGAACTTTTAGAATTGACAATTCTAATGCCTTGCTTGAATGAAGAACTTACGCTAGGAACTTGTATAAAAAAAGCAAAAAAATACTTAGAAGAAAATAATATAAGAGGAGAGATTGTTATAGGAGATAATGGAAGTACAGATCGTTCGATTGAAATTGCGGAATCTCTAGGAGCTCGCGTAATTAACATTCCCCAAAAGGGCTACGGTAGTGCTTTAATTGGAGGAATAAAAGCAGCGAAGGGTAAGTATGTGATTATGGGGGATTCAGACGATAGCTATGATTTTTCAAGACTAATGCCTTATGTCGAAAAACTGCGAGAGGGGAATGACTTAGTAATGGGCAATCGTTTTAAGGGAGGGATTGAAAAAGGAGCCATGCCATTTTTGCACAAGTACTTGGGCAACCCTGTATTGTCATTTATTGGGCGCTTGTTTTTTAATACTTCTATTGGCGATTTTCACTGCGGTTTGAGAGGCTTTAATAGGGAGAGAATGTTATCTATTAATTTGGAATGTCCAGGAATGGAGTTTGCGTCAGAGATGGTGGTGAAGTCTATCTTAAATGATTTTAAAATTGCAGAAGTTCCAACAACTTTGTCTAAAGATGGAAGAGATCGTCCTCCTCATTTGAATACATGGACAGATGGATGGCGCCATTTAAGATTTTTGCTATTATATAGCCCTGCATGGTTGTTTTTATATCCTGGGATAGTGCTGTTTTTATTGGGAACAGTGTTGACGATAATGTTATTGTTGCAACCTTTACACATATTGGGGATTGAATTGGATATACACACTTTAGCATACAGTGCAACTAGTATTTTTATAGGTTTTCAGTTGATGTTTTTCTTCGTGTTCTCTAGAATATATGCTAGCATGAACGGATTGCTTCCTCCCAACAAACTGTATAATTATTACAAAAACAAGTTCTCTTTAGAGAAGGGGTTGATTTTAGGCGGTTGTTTTATTCTTTTAGGAATTGCTTTGGTCATTGCAGCGTGGCTTTCTTGGCAATCTGTGGATTATGGTGATTTAAAACCAAGAGAAACTCTACGTACTGTAATTCCATCTATCTTCTTCTTAATTGGAGGGATTCAAATTGCTCAAAGTAGCTTTTTAATTAGCATATTAGAACTAAAAAAAACAAAGTAA
- a CDS encoding BlaI/MecI/CopY family transcriptional regulator, with protein sequence MTKLTKVEEEIMQIIWQLERCTVRDIIDQLKETPKPPHSTISSVVRILEKKGFLGHKAYGRTYEYFPIIAKEDYSKESLSSLVRNYFGGSAKRLVSFLVNKEDLSIQDLSEMMEKLDNTEEE encoded by the coding sequence ATGACCAAATTAACTAAAGTAGAAGAGGAAATAATGCAAATTATTTGGCAACTCGAACGATGCACTGTCCGAGATATTATTGACCAATTAAAAGAGACTCCGAAACCACCTCATAGCACGATTTCTTCTGTAGTAAGAATATTAGAAAAAAAAGGTTTTTTAGGACACAAAGCCTATGGACGTACCTATGAATACTTTCCTATTATAGCCAAAGAAGACTATAGTAAGGAATCTCTTAGTTCATTAGTACGCAATTATTTTGGAGGTTCTGCCAAGCGTTTGGTCTCTTTCTTGGTAAACAAAGAAGATTTGTCTATTCAAGATTTATCAGAAATGATGGAAAAGTTAGATAACACAGAAGAAGAATAA
- a CDS encoding class I SAM-dependent methyltransferase, which yields MSSPIAKKTKSNLEKTIIKSHQKLSHNNRINYLSNLFIGLLDELNLDEISLLDIGCGDMSIAENLMNSRENINAICLDTYPLPEQYKGEEKWEKYVSFDGRTMPFEDKKFDVAILCDVLHHDFEFADVILKEACRVAKYIVVKDHFEYGMVSRQTLRLMDFIGNWGYGVSVPDRYFSKETYQDVLNQLGGVKELKQICPIPLYEHNFLFNLICPGKLQYISILKSA from the coding sequence ATGAGTTCACCAATTGCTAAAAAAACTAAAAGTAATTTAGAAAAAACGATTATAAAGTCACACCAGAAATTATCTCACAATAATAGAATTAATTATTTGTCTAATCTTTTTATAGGATTATTAGATGAATTAAATTTAGATGAAATTTCTTTGTTAGATATTGGTTGTGGCGATATGTCTATTGCTGAAAACTTGATGAATAGCAGGGAAAATATCAATGCGATATGTTTGGATACCTATCCGCTTCCTGAGCAATACAAGGGAGAAGAAAAGTGGGAAAAATATGTCAGTTTTGATGGACGAACAATGCCTTTTGAAGATAAAAAATTTGACGTGGCTATTTTGTGTGATGTGCTGCATCACGATTTTGAGTTTGCGGATGTTATCTTAAAAGAAGCTTGCAGGGTGGCAAAATACATAGTTGTCAAAGATCATTTCGAATATGGAATGGTTTCTCGGCAAACATTACGTTTAATGGATTTTATTGGAAATTGGGGATATGGCGTTTCTGTACCCGATCGATATTTTTCAAAAGAAACATATCAAGATGTATTGAACCAGTTAGGAGGTGTGAAAGAATTAAAACAAATCTGCCCAATACCTCTGTATGAACATAATTTTCTTTTTAATCTAATTTGTCCAGGGAAGTTGCAATACATTTCTATTCTGAAAAGTGCCTAG
- a CDS encoding CpcT/CpeT family chromophore lyase has protein sequence MKKCNLKKVLLGILCCSLIACQKGRSLSNASKLSTENKETYLMSKTSLERLILMQEGLFTLYLPSRTEALRLKSGDSLMVFSKQFGDRDKDGYWLYQKMYMSSFPEEPLSVGFLKFSKITRDSFVAQQYTSQEDYKSADINPEILAEVEFKNLELGDCDIIFKKIGQLEFRGQTDTCIINHEGGAVQITSNTYHIASDGFNVKTNHYKKKEGKIVYDSFGDAYFHYNNKK, from the coding sequence ATGAAAAAATGCAACCTCAAAAAGGTGCTTTTGGGAATACTCTGTTGTTCTCTAATCGCTTGTCAAAAAGGAAGATCTTTGTCCAATGCATCAAAACTCTCTACTGAAAATAAGGAAACTTACTTGATGTCTAAAACTAGTCTTGAACGTTTGATTTTAATGCAAGAAGGCTTGTTTACGTTATATCTACCATCTAGAACGGAAGCCCTACGCCTCAAGTCAGGAGATAGTTTAATGGTATTTAGCAAGCAGTTCGGAGACCGAGACAAAGATGGTTATTGGCTGTATCAAAAGATGTATATGTCCTCATTTCCAGAAGAGCCACTGAGTGTTGGCTTTTTGAAATTTAGTAAAATCACAAGAGATTCATTTGTTGCCCAACAATACACTTCTCAAGAAGATTATAAGAGTGCAGATATAAATCCTGAAATTTTGGCAGAGGTAGAATTCAAAAATTTAGAGTTAGGTGATTGTGATATTATTTTTAAGAAAATTGGACAATTAGAGTTTAGAGGACAGACAGATACTTGTATCATAAACCATGAAGGAGGAGCAGTGCAAATTACTTCTAACACCTACCATATTGCCTCAGATGGGTTTAATGTTAAAACCAATCATTATAAAAAGAAAGAAGGAAAGATAGTTTATGATTCATTTGGCGATGCTTATTTTCATTATAACAACAAAAAGTAA
- a CDS encoding M56 family metallopeptidase: MISYILEVSFSWLIFYLAYILLLQQEHFFGVNRGYLLITLITGLWLPFLQIETTYTYPIPQLSYFLEEITVGEQVAETVEYTNYWHWSSILLGIYGIGVFVGVVRFVLSLQKLHSMYKNGMAEHKSFYTLIKTNSIHSPFSFGSYLFISNNIALEKQAYQYVIEHETAHIRQKHTLDLLLVECLSILFWFNPLVFLYKTALRDQHEFLADQAVLSHVPIKEYGQLLIEQSIPGLKIGLVNHLIYSQLKKRINMMTKKKKSNRPPYFRYALSFSAFLLVFWTVSCSKDLPSEAEAEIAEKLSSEKLTASKYKPTESDKTSPLFVAEKMPRFPGCEHIAGNNKAKKTCADEKLLQFIYDNIKYPKKAKKDGTEGVAIVSFIVSETGTIKNPKILRSVSQECDAEVLRIIELMNENGLVWTPGEDGGKLVDVTYNLPIRFKLK; this comes from the coding sequence ATGATTTCTTATATACTTGAAGTTAGTTTTAGTTGGTTGATATTTTATCTTGCTTATATTTTACTTTTGCAGCAAGAACACTTCTTTGGAGTCAATAGAGGGTATCTTTTAATAACTCTAATTACGGGTTTATGGTTACCTTTTTTACAAATTGAAACAACTTACACCTATCCTATTCCACAACTATCCTATTTCTTAGAGGAAATTACAGTAGGAGAACAAGTGGCAGAAACAGTGGAATACACGAACTACTGGCATTGGTCATCCATCCTTTTGGGGATTTATGGAATCGGAGTATTTGTTGGCGTAGTACGCTTTGTTCTATCATTACAAAAACTACATTCTATGTACAAAAATGGAATGGCAGAACACAAATCTTTCTATACTTTAATAAAAACCAATTCTATTCACTCTCCTTTTTCATTTGGTTCTTACCTATTTATTAGCAACAATATTGCTTTAGAAAAGCAAGCATATCAATATGTCATAGAGCATGAAACAGCACACATTCGCCAAAAACACACTTTAGACTTATTGCTTGTAGAATGCTTAAGCATTCTGTTTTGGTTCAACCCTTTAGTATTTTTATATAAGACAGCCTTGCGCGACCAACATGAATTTTTGGCTGATCAAGCTGTCCTTTCACATGTTCCAATCAAGGAATATGGTCAATTACTAATTGAGCAATCCATCCCGGGATTAAAAATTGGATTGGTCAACCATCTTATTTATTCACAATTAAAAAAACGCATCAATATGATGACTAAAAAAAAGAAATCCAATCGACCTCCTTATTTCAGATACGCACTTAGTTTTAGTGCCTTTCTTCTTGTCTTTTGGACCGTATCTTGCAGCAAAGATCTTCCTTCAGAAGCAGAAGCAGAAATCGCTGAAAAACTATCTTCTGAAAAATTAACCGCATCAAAATACAAACCAACAGAGTCAGATAAAACATCTCCTTTGTTTGTAGCTGAAAAAATGCCTAGATTCCCTGGTTGCGAGCATATCGCTGGCAATAATAAAGCAAAAAAAACTTGTGCTGATGAAAAGTTATTGCAGTTTATTTATGATAATATAAAATATCCTAAAAAAGCAAAGAAAGATGGTACAGAAGGAGTAGCTATTGTCAGCTTTATTGTCTCTGAAACTGGTACTATCAAAAATCCTAAAATTTTGCGTTCTGTAAGTCAAGAATGTGATGCTGAAGTACTTCGTATTATAGAATTAATGAATGAAAATGGGCTTGTTTGGACACCAGGAGAAGATGGAGGAAAGCTTGTGGATGTTACTTATAACTTGCCTATCCGATTTAAACTAAAATAA